In the genome of Triticum urartu cultivar G1812 chromosome 5, Tu2.1, whole genome shotgun sequence, one region contains:
- the LOC125508974 gene encoding uncharacterized protein LOC125508974: protein MDTVGARLSRSSTRYGPVGSSNASFSGPVRKWRKAWAPLAGGGAGSASAGMGPIGCPRGNKVVLLKWAPVSGAGDGNSKEVAAAATRRRYVPVSGVPQNSTRKGGSTELNLNLGLEDPDDDSDADLSPDEQRDMGSSTPRSENRLKRKVF, encoded by the exons ATGGACACCGTGGGCGCCCGGCTGAGCCGCTCCTCCACGCGCTATGGCCCCGTCGGCAGCAGCAACGCCTCCTTCAGTGGGCCCGTCAGGAAGTGGCGCAAGGCGTGGGCCCCTctcgccggcggcggcgcggggtccGCCTCCGCCGGTATGGGTCCCATTGGGTGCCCGAGGGGTAACAAGGTGGTGCTGCTCAAGTGGGCGCCGGTGAGCGGTGCCGGCGACGGTAACAGCAAGGAGGTCGCCGCGGCGGCCACCAGACGGCGATACGTTCCG GTTTCGGGTGTGCCACAGAACTCTACCAGAAAAGGCGGCAGCACCGAGCTGAACTTGAACCTCGGTTTGGAGGACCCGGATGATGACAGCGACGCTGATTTGAGCCCAGACGAACAGCGTGACATGGGCAGCAGCACCCCGCGTTCGGAGAACCGACTGAAGAGGAAAGTGTTTTAA